A single window of Pontiella agarivorans DNA harbors:
- a CDS encoding arylsulfatase: MKYVLKTVAALLLAVTVCQAADQPNVVIVMTDDQGYPNLSCMGHPLLETPNIDTLYERGVRLTDYHVDPTCAPSRSALMTGRYSDRVGVWHTVMGRNLLREREVTMADIFSASGYATGIFGKWHLGDVYPYRPEDRGFQQTVVHGGGGVGQTPDFWGNDYFDDSYRVNGEMTPFTGFCTEVFFTEAMKFMKASVEQGKPFLTYITPNAPHGPFYAPNGNKERVKNRAKKRGIKLEGPMTGYYGMIENIDDQFGRLQDFLEKEGLAENTILVFTSDNGPVVQQAMNLFNAGLRGGKNTNTDGGHRVPWFMQWPAGGLDKAQDINHVTAHIDILPTLIDLCGLKAPDIDFDGRSLVPLLKNADAAWPDRQLVVESQRVVDPIKYRSFSVMTDRWRLVGNEHVSTFKLYDMKHDLGQRKDVSGAYPEVFERLRESYDALWNDLSQEHDLVSRMIVGSAHQNPVCLTAHDWLGNTLWNQPHILKPAKASKYGPPKGHWAVDVAQDGWYQISLRRWPAEADQGINAAYVGSGYRLDTARIEVQGQKLEQNIPIDAKEVTFRVKLKKGEAKLDTLFTGGGKQISAFYAYILREEGRVSRDWKTREGLGLPLANWPKKHGADPSVR, translated from the coding sequence ATGAAGTATGTATTGAAAACCGTCGCCGCTTTACTGTTGGCGGTCACGGTGTGTCAGGCGGCCGACCAACCCAATGTAGTTATCGTGATGACGGATGATCAGGGGTATCCAAATCTCAGCTGCATGGGGCATCCCTTGTTGGAAACGCCGAATATTGACACCCTTTATGAGCGTGGGGTGCGTTTAACCGATTATCATGTTGATCCCACCTGTGCACCTTCGCGGAGTGCATTGATGACGGGCCGCTATTCAGATCGGGTGGGCGTTTGGCATACGGTGATGGGAAGGAATCTGCTTCGCGAGCGTGAAGTGACCATGGCGGATATTTTTTCAGCTTCAGGATATGCCACCGGAATTTTCGGGAAATGGCATTTAGGTGATGTTTATCCGTACCGTCCTGAAGACCGGGGCTTTCAGCAAACTGTTGTGCATGGCGGGGGCGGAGTTGGGCAGACGCCCGATTTCTGGGGCAATGATTATTTTGATGACTCGTATCGGGTCAATGGAGAAATGACTCCCTTCACGGGTTTCTGCACGGAAGTGTTTTTCACTGAAGCCATGAAGTTCATGAAGGCTTCTGTTGAACAGGGAAAACCTTTTTTAACCTACATCACGCCGAATGCACCGCATGGTCCTTTTTATGCTCCCAACGGGAATAAAGAACGGGTGAAAAACCGGGCAAAAAAACGGGGCATCAAACTTGAAGGACCGATGACCGGTTATTATGGGATGATTGAAAATATCGACGATCAGTTTGGGCGCTTGCAGGATTTTCTTGAAAAGGAGGGGCTTGCTGAAAATACGATTTTGGTATTCACCAGTGACAACGGTCCCGTGGTTCAGCAGGCAATGAACTTGTTTAATGCCGGATTGCGTGGAGGAAAAAATACCAATACCGATGGCGGGCATCGCGTGCCCTGGTTTATGCAGTGGCCGGCAGGTGGACTGGATAAGGCACAGGATATTAATCACGTAACGGCTCACATTGACATATTGCCGACCCTGATCGATCTCTGCGGCCTGAAAGCTCCTGATATCGATTTCGATGGCCGGAGTTTGGTGCCGCTGTTGAAAAATGCGGATGCAGCATGGCCGGACCGTCAGTTGGTGGTGGAAAGTCAGCGAGTCGTGGACCCGATTAAATATCGGAGTTTTTCAGTGATGACGGATCGCTGGCGTTTAGTCGGGAATGAACATGTCAGCACGTTTAAGCTCTATGATATGAAACATGATTTGGGTCAGCGTAAAGATGTTTCAGGGGCATATCCAGAGGTCTTTGAACGACTTCGTGAAAGCTATGATGCGCTATGGAATGATCTCTCGCAGGAACATGACTTAGTGAGCCGCATGATTGTGGGGTCGGCTCACCAGAATCCGGTTTGTTTAACGGCGCACGATTGGCTGGGAAATACGCTTTGGAATCAACCGCATATTCTTAAGCCGGCGAAAGCGAGTAAGTACGGACCACCGAAGGGACATTGGGCGGTTGATGTGGCGCAAGACGGCTGGTATCAGATTTCGTTGCGTCGCTGGCCGGCGGAGGCCGATCAAGGTATCAATGCAGCTTATGTTGGATCGGGCTATCGTCTGGATACCGCCCGCATTGAGGTTCAGGGACAGAAGCTGGAACAAAACATTCCGATTGATGCGAAGGAAGTCACTTTCCGCGTAAAGTTGAAGAAAGGGGAAGCAAAGCTGGACACGCTCTTCACCGGGGGCGGTAAACAGATCAGTGCCTTTTATGCCTATATTCTGAGGGAGGAAGGACGCGTTTCCAGGGATTGGAAAACGCGCGAAGGGCTGGGGCTTCCGCTGGCAAACTGGCCGAAGAAACACGGGGCGGATCCGTCAGTTCGTTAA
- a CDS encoding sulfatase family protein, producing MIGKQIGLGLVCAVGCFAVQRPNIVFLMADDQASYSMGCYGNDDVITPHLDRLAEEGMVFDRHYATTAICMASRATVMTGLFEFKTGCNFFHGDMLQSTWDQSYPVLLREAGYRTGFAGKFGFDIKDGADGERLPLPEHDFDQWGGGPGQTSYRTKANKSMAAYAEEFPHSTLAYGAFGRDFIRESVEAGKPFCLSVSFKAPHKPATPDPRFNAVYKGKIFKKPENFGREAGEHFAKQSKLDRQYDRFYSWNYADQYDEVMAVYHQQVYAIDVAVGMIRDALTAQGVEGNTVIIYTSDNGFFCGSHGYGSKVLPYEESTHIPLIIYDPRHPNSGKEIRCSSLSGNVDIAPTILDLAGLPIPENMDGKNLMALYEHPGETLHEALPLINVWGHPASHVLGVVTKDLKYINWLYADDGMQPVEELYHLGKDPGELVNRAGNPEDRGRLEAMRKQYDALVQQWKSEAVPYNSYQEYSTVFDRHVPWSTRSESYPVQFEKGEGGRLPKAGE from the coding sequence ATGATTGGAAAGCAGATAGGGCTCGGCCTGGTATGTGCCGTCGGATGTTTTGCTGTGCAGCGACCGAATATTGTTTTTTTGATGGCAGACGATCAGGCCAGCTATTCGATGGGGTGTTACGGGAATGATGATGTGATTACTCCGCACCTCGACCGGCTGGCGGAAGAGGGCATGGTATTCGATCGGCATTATGCTACCACCGCCATTTGTATGGCCAGTCGGGCGACCGTGATGACCGGATTGTTCGAGTTTAAGACCGGGTGTAACTTTTTCCATGGGGATATGCTGCAGTCGACCTGGGATCAATCGTATCCTGTTCTGTTGCGGGAGGCGGGCTATCGAACGGGATTTGCCGGAAAGTTCGGCTTCGATATTAAAGACGGAGCCGACGGGGAACGCCTGCCGCTGCCTGAACACGATTTTGATCAATGGGGAGGCGGTCCGGGCCAGACCTCTTATAGAACAAAGGCGAATAAATCCATGGCAGCTTATGCGGAAGAATTTCCGCATTCAACACTCGCCTATGGAGCCTTTGGGCGCGATTTTATCCGTGAATCAGTCGAGGCCGGAAAACCGTTCTGCCTGTCGGTCAGTTTTAAAGCTCCGCATAAACCGGCGACACCCGATCCGCGGTTTAATGCCGTGTATAAAGGCAAGATCTTCAAGAAACCTGAAAACTTTGGGCGTGAGGCGGGGGAACATTTTGCGAAGCAGAGTAAATTGGACCGGCAGTATGACCGGTTTTACAGTTGGAATTATGCTGATCAGTATGATGAAGTTATGGCCGTTTATCATCAGCAGGTGTATGCAATTGATGTTGCTGTCGGTATGATTCGGGATGCGCTGACTGCGCAGGGTGTTGAAGGAAATACTGTGATTATTTACACCTCGGACAATGGTTTTTTCTGTGGCTCGCACGGCTACGGTTCCAAGGTTCTGCCATATGAGGAATCAACACATATACCTTTGATTATTTATGATCCCAGACATCCGAACTCCGGAAAAGAAATACGTTGTTCCTCCCTTTCCGGCAATGTGGATATTGCGCCGACGATTCTGGATTTGGCAGGACTTCCAATTCCAGAAAATATGGATGGAAAGAACCTCATGGCTTTGTATGAACATCCTGGCGAGACGCTTCATGAAGCGTTGCCCCTCATCAACGTCTGGGGGCATCCGGCCAGTCACGTGCTGGGTGTGGTGACTAAAGATTTAAAATATATTAACTGGCTCTATGCCGACGACGGCATGCAACCGGTTGAAGAGTTGTATCATTTGGGAAAAGATCCGGGAGAACTGGTTAACCGGGCCGGGAATCCGGAAGACCGGGGGCGGCTGGAGGCCATGCGTAAACAGTATGATGCTCTGGTTCAACAGTGGAAGTCGGAGGCTGTTCCTTACAATAGTTATCAGGAATACAGTACGGTCTTTGATCGACATGTCCCATGGAGCACTCGTTCGGAATCCTATCCTGTTCAGTTCGAGAAGGGCGAGGGCGGGCGACTTCCAAAGGCTGGAGAATAG
- a CDS encoding aldo/keto reductase, translating into MPELNRNEALKALAGVVVAGSAIAKAEGKQVTTAGSLPLVELGNTGIRTSRLAQGTGTGGVRRQSKHTKDGFENFVNLMIHAYDRGIRFYDLADQYGSHFYFREALRTIPREQVTLLSKIQVNFDSDNPAKLTPAEQRRFAANAIDRFRLELQVDVIDVLLLHNVQSANWDAELAGYMDVMSEYKQRGVIRATGMSCHTLVALKRAAELDWVDVALTRINPYGKAMDGPVNEVMPVQQKLKDRGASVIGMKIFGAGRLVDKRDECMEFAQNLDYLDAMTIGSLTPEQIDDNIRLMEKYPVAM; encoded by the coding sequence ATGCCTGAACTGAATCGTAATGAGGCGTTGAAAGCCCTGGCCGGCGTGGTTGTGGCAGGATCTGCAATTGCGAAGGCCGAGGGGAAACAGGTGACGACAGCCGGATCGTTGCCTCTTGTTGAGTTGGGGAATACCGGAATTCGAACCTCGCGACTGGCGCAGGGCACCGGGACCGGCGGGGTGCGACGTCAGTCGAAGCACACCAAGGATGGGTTTGAGAATTTTGTGAACCTGATGATTCATGCCTATGATCGGGGCATCCGTTTTTACGATCTGGCCGATCAGTACGGTTCTCATTTTTATTTCAGGGAAGCTCTGCGCACCATTCCGCGTGAACAGGTGACACTGTTGAGTAAAATACAGGTTAATTTTGACAGCGATAATCCAGCGAAGTTAACGCCCGCTGAGCAACGTCGTTTTGCAGCGAATGCGATTGATCGTTTTCGTTTGGAGCTGCAGGTGGATGTTATTGATGTTCTGCTGTTGCATAATGTTCAATCCGCCAACTGGGATGCGGAACTCGCTGGTTATATGGACGTGATGAGTGAATATAAGCAGCGCGGTGTGATCCGGGCTACCGGAATGTCCTGCCATACGTTAGTGGCTTTAAAACGCGCGGCTGAACTGGATTGGGTGGACGTTGCTCTGACACGGATAAATCCCTATGGAAAGGCAATGGATGGTCCCGTTAACGAAGTCATGCCGGTTCAGCAGAAGCTGAAAGACCGCGGGGCTTCTGTGATCGGGATGAAAATTTTCGGAGCGGGGCGTTTGGTCGATAAACGAGATGAATGCATGGAGTTTGCTCAGAATCTGGATTATCTGGATGCCATGACCATTGGGTCACTTACTCCGGAACAGATTGATGATAATATTCGGTTGATGGAAAAATATCCCGTCGCGATGTAA
- a CDS encoding serine/threonine protein kinase: MKDDFHEDPEDCREEPLRFLGRLYDEENQILDADEAEALNPILQTLRQKGPHYSDEEFLCEGGEKRIFKVRDLLTDRIIAMAKPLRTSTDLSRERFLREARLTANLQHPNIISVYEQGLDDEGNPYFTMEYVPGDDLGEIVKKLKPADDARAGSQTRLLEIFIKICDSLAYAHSRGVVHLDVKPANIKVGSFGEALLCDWGLARVITGGFDEIEDVPGDLLDDRPNSDLQNDLDASGLVKGTPGFMAPEQVRREGVLDERTDVYALGAVLYFILTQRPPVDGKSSHEILDKTLCGQIDPPSRVTGRFIPRGLEAVVMKALALEPENRYPSVIELRDELERFSMGFATDAQQAGLLDRLVLLIKRRPVVFRVVAASLCIFTVVTSLAFVRIIQEKQNAVAARHVAENLRRRAEENLRLYKEEVARSRMLSDSIGTALESLQKRDNYLDAVSKIHLLTVQLESEKDPDMQQLFLKQLAMLHFVRQNFSLSVTYFEQVKEPAEYQVFYDLSRRYLQKKPDDRVWLPPAHVRELILAIPMEFNNVAYSLAFYYFGTPPADDPEAMLPLVETLLARLNGLGRPKQRMTTLYLEQHPGGTGLSLAGKPYTEFHLPLPAPRKTVNVLSPLNLYALDFSGGKISSPDPLVGLDVQEVNLTGIDGWSISQLHRLKPRKLKRIYHSFDVDDELLQKISPQTEFIRRSP; this comes from the coding sequence ATGAAAGATGATTTCCATGAAGACCCCGAGGATTGCAGGGAAGAGCCGCTGCGTTTTCTGGGCAGGTTGTACGATGAAGAAAATCAGATTCTGGATGCAGATGAAGCTGAGGCGCTCAACCCAATTCTTCAGACTCTTCGTCAAAAAGGACCCCATTATTCCGACGAGGAGTTTCTCTGCGAAGGCGGCGAAAAGCGAATCTTTAAAGTCCGTGATCTGCTGACCGATCGGATTATTGCCATGGCCAAGCCGTTGAGAACCTCAACCGACCTGAGTCGGGAGCGGTTTTTACGGGAGGCCCGCCTGACGGCCAATCTGCAGCATCCGAATATTATCAGCGTCTATGAACAGGGGCTTGATGATGAAGGGAATCCCTACTTCACGATGGAATATGTTCCGGGTGATGATCTAGGGGAGATTGTTAAAAAGCTGAAGCCTGCGGATGATGCCCGGGCCGGTTCGCAGACCCGCTTGTTGGAAATATTTATTAAGATTTGCGACAGTTTGGCTTATGCCCACTCGCGCGGGGTGGTGCATTTGGACGTGAAACCGGCCAATATTAAAGTGGGCTCCTTTGGCGAAGCCCTTTTATGCGATTGGGGGTTGGCCCGGGTTATTACGGGCGGGTTCGATGAAATTGAAGATGTCCCCGGCGACTTGCTTGATGACCGCCCCAACAGTGATCTGCAGAATGATCTGGACGCCAGCGGACTGGTGAAAGGTACTCCGGGGTTTATGGCACCCGAGCAGGTGAGGCGGGAAGGTGTACTGGATGAGCGGACCGACGTGTATGCACTGGGAGCCGTGCTTTATTTTATCCTCACACAACGGCCGCCGGTAGATGGAAAATCATCCCATGAGATACTGGATAAAACGCTGTGCGGTCAGATCGATCCTCCATCCCGAGTAACCGGCCGTTTTATTCCGCGCGGGTTGGAGGCGGTTGTGATGAAGGCGCTGGCGTTGGAGCCTGAAAACCGCTATCCGTCCGTGATTGAGCTCCGGGATGAACTCGAGCGTTTCAGTATGGGGTTTGCAACGGATGCCCAGCAGGCGGGGCTGTTGGATCGTCTGGTGTTGTTGATTAAGCGTCGCCCCGTGGTATTTCGTGTGGTGGCGGCCTCGCTGTGTATATTTACGGTGGTTACCAGTCTGGCTTTTGTTCGGATTATTCAGGAAAAACAGAATGCCGTTGCGGCCCGCCATGTTGCAGAAAACCTTCGCCGGAGGGCTGAAGAGAATTTGCGGCTCTATAAAGAGGAAGTCGCGCGTTCACGTATGTTGAGTGACAGCATCGGTACAGCGCTGGAATCGCTTCAGAAACGGGATAATTATCTGGATGCTGTCAGTAAAATTCATTTGCTGACGGTCCAGCTGGAATCGGAGAAGGATCCGGACATGCAGCAGCTGTTTCTGAAACAATTGGCGATGCTACATTTTGTGCGCCAGAATTTTTCATTGTCAGTCACCTATTTTGAACAGGTAAAAGAGCCTGCTGAATATCAGGTTTTTTACGATTTGAGCCGGCGCTATCTGCAGAAGAAACCGGATGATCGTGTCTGGCTTCCGCCAGCTCATGTACGGGAGCTGATTCTCGCGATTCCCATGGAATTTAATAATGTGGCCTATTCGCTGGCATTTTATTATTTCGGAACGCCTCCGGCCGATGATCCCGAGGCTATGTTGCCATTGGTTGAAACGCTGCTGGCCCGGCTGAATGGTCTCGGAAGGCCTAAGCAGAGGATGACAACACTGTATCTCGAGCAGCATCCCGGAGGGACCGGCCTGTCCTTGGCAGGAAAGCCTTATACGGAGTTTCACCTGCCGCTTCCTGCCCCCAGGAAAACGGTGAACGTCCTGAGTCCGCTGAACCTGTACGCTTTGGATTTCAGCGGCGGAAAAATAAGCAGTCCGGATCCGTTGGTCGGATTGGACGTTCAGGAGGTCAATTTGACCGGGATTGATGGATGGAGTATATCGCAATTGCACCGCTTAAAGCCGAGAAAACTTAAACGGATCTACCATTCATTCGATGTGGACGATGAGCTGCTTCAAAAGATTTCACCCCAAACTGAATTCATTCGCCGCAGTCCGTGA
- a CDS encoding RNA polymerase sigma factor: MRKTYSTRKTLIARIKDQYDEQAWQEFIEFYTRYIYSIIRQMRISEDDADEIHQKVMVKLWAKIPDLNTEEILRFRSYLATVTKNEVRQFIRSRTRRVERENKAYHDDSISYLQSIRLPEIDQIAEEEWRVHLTNLALKKVQTQFSRKAIEAFKLRIQGISYEEIAQRVGLTVGSVKKLTSRVKTSFYAEVEQLKQDLQ, translated from the coding sequence ATGCGAAAGACCTATTCCACTCGGAAAACGCTGATTGCGCGAATTAAAGATCAATACGATGAACAGGCGTGGCAGGAGTTTATCGAGTTCTATACCCGCTATATCTATTCGATTATCCGTCAGATGCGAATTTCGGAAGACGATGCAGACGAAATCCATCAAAAAGTCATGGTGAAACTCTGGGCAAAGATCCCCGACCTGAACACCGAGGAAATTCTTCGTTTCCGAAGTTACCTGGCCACGGTAACCAAAAATGAGGTTCGCCAGTTTATTCGTTCACGCACCCGGCGGGTTGAAAGAGAAAACAAAGCCTATCACGATGACTCGATCTCCTATCTGCAATCGATCCGCCTGCCGGAAATTGATCAAATTGCCGAGGAGGAATGGCGCGTTCATTTAACCAATCTTGCGCTGAAAAAAGTACAAACCCAATTCAGCCGGAAAGCCATAGAAGCTTTCAAACTCCGCATTCAGGGAATCTCCTATGAAGAAATCGCCCAACGGGTTGGCCTGACCGTCGGCTCGGTGAAAAAGCTGACCTCCCGCGTAAAAACCAGCTTCTACGCAGAAGTCGAACAGTTGAAACAGGATTTGCAGTAG